A window from Vicia villosa cultivar HV-30 ecotype Madison, WI unplaced genomic scaffold, Vvil1.0 ctg.000493F_1_1, whole genome shotgun sequence encodes these proteins:
- the LOC131628909 gene encoding stearoyl-[acyl-carrier-protein] 9-desaturase 6, chloroplastic-like → MLMAMCSQVGAPHSWTPTQCNLNAPSKTILKAKKTHSMPPEKKEIFKSLESWVSERVLPLAKPVEECWQPHDFLPNSALPSDEFIDQVNDLRARTAGLPDEYLAVLVGNMITEEALPTYQSYFNNANGIGDETGASDNPWAIWSRSWTAEENRHGDLLKTYLYLSGRVDMQMVEKTIQYLNIGAGMVIHLIFTHTI, encoded by the coding sequence ATGTTGATGGCAATGTGCAGTCAAGTAGGAGCACCACATTCTTGGACTCCAACACAGTGCAACCTAAATGCTCCATCCAAAACAATTCTAAAAGCCAAAAAGACACACTCAATGCCTCCTGAGAAGAAAGAAATTTTCAAGTCATTAGAGAGTTGGGTATCCGAACGTGTATTGCCACTGGCCAAACCTGTGGAGGAATGCTGGCAGCCACATGATTTCTTGCCAAACTCAGCATTACCGTCAGACGAGTTTATCGATCAGGTGAACGACTTAAGGGCTCGAACGGCTGGACTTCCAGATGAATATCTTGCAGTTTTGGTGGGTAACATGATCACTGAAGAAGCATTGCCTACATACCAATCATATTTTAACAACGCCAATGGGATTGGAGATGAGACCGGTGCAAGCGACAATCCATGGGCTATATGGTCGCGCTCATGGACTGCTGAGGAGAATAGACATGGAGATTTGCTCAAAACATATCTCTATCTATCTGGCCGGGTTGAtatgcaaatggttgagaaaacTATCCAATACTTGAATATTGGAGCTGGCATGGTGATACATTTAATTTTCACTCACACTATCTAA